One Gossypium raimondii isolate GPD5lz chromosome 3, ASM2569854v1, whole genome shotgun sequence genomic window carries:
- the LOC105796368 gene encoding uncharacterized protein LOC105796368 isoform X1, which yields MANLVPGVLLKLLQHMNTDVKVAGEHRSSLLQVVSIVPALAGGELFPNQGFYLKVSDSSHATYVSLPDEHDDLILSDKIQLGQFIHVDRLESASPVPILRGVRPVPGRHPCVGSPEDIVATHSLGFLNNGSESGLGSKPGEKVKSPSKVVLGSGYGGEKGKSVGSRSNVGSKDDGTDKKTKPGSLTRTKSLLSKPALSVDVKKDSLGKLKALSSRSIPSSPTSCYSLPTSFEKFATRVKHQTEIKGMKKGSPKAGSLEKTNSFNGPSSTGKKAPVIKTLVHGIELGAKALRKSWEGNMEVKGKNHLNKPKATKHDTKGESRSTSAPRKSTSSEKLSSREETKLLASTRSLKEESKSQVSTRKAVGNGMSSDHDKQNKPKTHVGNKCGEPTNNGGLGNLVKVQINSKRLTDGSSVSWGSLPSSLSRLGKDVMRHRDAAQTAAIEALQEAAASESLLRCLSLYSDLTTSAKEDNPQPTVDQFLTLHASLNNARMVADSLSRTIPVGSSPESEGTISEEAVKVASDRRKYAVSWVQAALATSMSSFSVFTKEHHSNSSHGSAFVKSQKIIPANQNMLILENSAKNGSTKTQVKARPVVGSKLVAQGVLRKPGNGSALGPKAPVQPSPEIWTRGNGLDEVVDMADMLQMESQDWFLGFVEKFLDADVDTSALSDNGQIAGMLTQLKSVNDWLDEISSSKDEGETLPHVSLETVDRLRKKIYDYLLTHVESAAAALGGGSQSSPPIRTVETKARK from the exons ATGGCAAATCTTGTTCCAGGGGTTCTTTTGAAGCTTTTACAACATATGAACACTGATGTTAAGGTTGCTGGTGAACATAGGTCATCATTATTGCAAGTAGTGAGTATAGTTCCTGCATTAGCAGGTGGTGAGTTGTTCCCTAACCAAGGTTTTTATCTTAAAGTTTCAGATTCATCTCATGCTACATATGTATCATTGCCTGATGAACATGATGATTTAATTCTTAGTGATAAGATCCAATTAGGTCAGTTTATACATGTAGACCGGTTAGAATCCGCTTCACCGGTTCCGATTCTTCGTGGGGTTCGACCAGTTCCCGGTCGGCACCCTTGTGTAGGAAGCCCTGAGGATATTGTTGCAACTCATTCTCTTGGGTTCCTCAATAATGGTAGTGAAAGTGGGTTGGGTTCAAAACCTGGAGAGAAAGTTAAGTCACCATCAAAAGTGGTGTTAGGTAGTGGTTATGGTGGAGAGAAAGGGAAATCTGTTGGGAGTAGATCAAATGTTGGATCAAAGGATGATGGAACGgataagaaaacaaaaccaGGTTCTTTGACTCGAACGAAGTCTTTATTGAGTAAACCGGCATTGAGTGTGGATGTGAAGAAGGATTCTTTAGGGAAATTGAAAGCATTAAGTTCGCGGTCGATTCCTTCGTCCCCGACAAGTTGTTACTCGTTGCCAACTTCTTTCGAGAAGTTTGCAACCAGGGTTAAGCATCAAACTGAAATAAAGGGGATGAAGAAAGGAAGTCCCAAGGCGGGATCTTTGGAGAAGACAAATTCCTTTAATGGGCCGAGTTCAACTGGAAAGAAAGCACCTGTCATCAAAACTTTGGTTCATGGGATTGAATTAGGGGCGAAGGCTTTGAGAAAGAGCTGGGAAGGGAATATGGAAGTAAAGGGTAAGAACCATTTGAACAAACCAAAGGCGACCAAGCATGACACCAAGGGAGAATCTCGGAGCACTTCG GCTCCAAGGAAAAGCACATCAAGTGAAAAGTTGTCGTCCAGGGAGGAGACTAAGCTCCTGGCATCTACCAGGTCGTTAAAAGAGGAGAGCAAATCTCAGGTGTCAACTAGGAAAGCCGTGGGAAATGGAATGTCGAGTGACCATGATAAACAAAACAAGCCCAAAACGCATGTTGGGAATAAATGTGGAGAACCAACTAATAATGGTGGCCTTGGAAACTTGGTTAAGGTTCAGATCAATAGTAAAAGATTGACAGATGGAAGTAGTGTTTCATGGGGCTCACTCCCCTCTTCACTTTCGAGGCTCGGGAAG GACGTCATGAGACACCGGGATGCAGCGCAAACAGCTGCAATAGAAGCTTTACAAGAGGCTGCTGCTTCTGAGAGCTTACTTCGATGTTTAAG CTTATATTCTGATCTTACTACCTCGGCCAAGGAAGACAACCCTCAGCCGACCGTGGATCAGTTCTTGACTCTCCATGCAAGCTTGAATAATGCTCGCATGGTTGCAGATTCTTTATCGAGAACCATCCCAGTCGGTTCATCTCCGGAGTCAGAAGGTACCATATCAGAAGAGGCAGTAAAAGTCGCATCAGATAGACGGAAATACGCAGTTTCATGGGTGCAAGCCGCATTGGCTACCAGTATGTCATCATTCTCTGTATTTACCAAAGAACATCATTCAAACTCGAGTCATGGTTCAGCTTTTGTAAAAAGCCAGAAGATCATCCCTGCCAACCAAAACATGTTAATTCTCGAAAATTCGGCTAAGAACGGTTCAACAAAAACCCAAGTAAAAGCCCGTCCAGTTGTTGGTTCTAAGCTTGTAGCACAAGGTGTTCTTCGTAAACCTGGGAATGGTTCAGCTCTTGGTCCCAAGGCTCCGGTTCAACCATCACCTGAAATATGGACAAGGGGAAATGGCCTTGATGAAGTTGTTGACATGGCGGATATGTTGCAAATGGAATCCCAAGATTGGTTCCTAGGATTTGTCGAGAAATTCTTGGATGCCGATGTAGACACATCTGCTCTATCCGACAACGGTCAAATAGCCGGGATGTTGACACAGCTCAAGAGTGTTAATGACTGGTTAGACGAAATTAGTTCGAGTAAAGACGAAGGTGAGACACTTCCGCATGTTTCGTTAGAAACAGTTGATCGGCTTCGgaagaaaatatatgattatctTCTTACACATGTAGAGTCTGCCGCCGCAGCTCTAGGTGGTGGATCACAGTCGTCACCTCCCATCCGAACAGTTGAAACAAAAGCGAGAAAGTAA
- the LOC105796374 gene encoding calreticulin-3 produces MGKLVPNRSFFLLFFLFLHFLLFDFALSEIFFEERFEDGWKSRWVLSDWKRSEGKAGTFKHTAGKWSGDPDDKGIQTYNDAKHYAISAKIPEFSNKNRTLVVQYSIKIEQDIECGGGYIKLLSGYVNQKKFGGDTPYSFMFGPDICGTQTKKLHVILSYQGQNYPIRKDLQCETDKLTHFYTFILRPDASYSVLIDNRERETGSMYTDWDILPPRKIKDVKAKKPADWDDREYIEDPNDVKPEGYDKIPAQIPDPKAKEPDDWDDEEDGIWKPPKIPNPAYKGPWKRKKIKNPNYKGKWKTPWIDNPEFEDDPDLYVLRPIKYVGIEVWQVKAGSVFDNILICDDPQYAREVVEDIWARNREAEKEAFEEAEKERRAREEEEAKRAREEGEKRRRERDHRHRDRRHRRRHDPRDYLDDYHDEL; encoded by the exons ATGGGCAAACTTGTTCCCAATCGCtcgtttttccttttatttttcctttttcttcactttctccTCTTCGATTTCGCTCTCTCTGAGATTTTCTTCGAAGAACGCTTCGAAG ATGGGTGGAAGAGCCGATGGGTGCTGTCAGATTGGAAAAGGAGTGAGGGAAAAGCCGGCACCTTTAAGCACACCGCCGGCAAGTGGTCTGGCGATCCTGATGATAAGG GTATTCAGACTTATAATGATGCCAAACATTATGCCATCTCTGCTAAGATACCAGAGTTTAGCAACAAAAACAGAACTCTAGTGGTCCAgtattctattaaaattgaacAAGACATTGAATGTGGTGGTGGTTACATCAAGCTTCTCTCCGGTTATGTAAACCAAAAGAAATTTGGTGGCGACACTCCTTACAG TTTCATGTTCGGACCAGATATTTGTGGCACACAGACCAAAAAGCTCCATGTTATACTATCCTACCAGGGACAAAATTATCCTATTAGAAAGGATCTACAATGTGAAACGGACAAGCTAACTCacttttacacatttattcTAAGGCCTGATGCCTCTTATAGCGTCTTAATTGATAACAGAGAGAGAGAAACAGGCAGCATGTATACTGATTGGGATATCCTTCCTCCACGAAAAATAAAGGATGTTAAAGCCAAAAAG CCTGCAGATTGGGATGATAGAGAATACATTGAGGACCCTAATGATGTCAAACCGGAG GGATATGATAAAATTCCAGCTCAGATTCCAGATCCAAAGGCAAAAGAG CCTGATGACTGGGATGATGAAGAGGATGGTATTTGGAAACCACCTAAGATCCCAAACCCAGCATACAAAGGACCATGGAAGCGTAAG AAAATCAAGAACCCCAACTACAAGGGAAAGTGGAAGACTCCATGGATTGATAACCCAG AGTTCGAAGATGATCCGGACCTCTATGTGCTGAGACCAATAAAATATGTGGGTATTGAAGTCTGGCAG GTAAAGGCTGGTTCGGTTTTTGACAACATATTGATTTGTGATGACCCACAATATGCAAGAGAAGTTGTAGAAGATATATGGGCCAGGAATAGGGAG GCCGAAAAGGAAGCCTTTGAAGAAGCAGAGAAAGAACGAAGAGCCCGGGAAGAGGAG GAAGCCAAAAGAGCTAGAGAGGAAGGTGAAAAGCGGAGAAGAGAGAGGGACCACCGACATAGAGACAGGAGGCACCGTAGAAGG CACGATCCTCGTGATTATCTGGACGATTACCAT GATGAACTATGA
- the LOC105796368 gene encoding uncharacterized protein LOC105796368 isoform X2, producing MANLVPGVLLKLLQHMNTDVKVAGEHRSSLLQVVSIVPALAGGELFPNQGFYLKVSDSSHATYVSLPDEHDDLILSDKIQLGQFIHVDRLESASPVPILRGVRPVPGRHPCVGSPEDIVATHSLGFLNNGSESGLGSKPGEKVKSPSKVVLGSGYGGEKGKSVGSRSNVGSKDDGTDKKTKPGSLTRTKSLLSKPALSVDVKKDSLGKLKALSSRSIPSSPTSCYSLPTSFEKFATRVKHQTEIKGMKKGSPKAGSLEKTNSFNGPSSTGKKAPVIKTLVHGIELGAKALRKSWEGNMEVKGKNHLNKPKATKHDTKGESRSTSAPRKSTSSEKLSSREETKLLASTRSLKEESKSQVSTRKAVGNGMSSDHDKQNKPKTHVGNKCGEPTNNGGLGNLVKVQINSKRLTDGSSVSWGSLPSSLSRLGKDVMRHRDAAQTAAIEALQEAAASESLLRCLSLYSDLTTSAKEDNPQPTVDQFLTLHASLNNARMVADSLSRTIPVGSSPESEGTISEEAVKVASDRRKYAVSWVQAALATSMSSFSVFTKEHHSNSSHGSAFVKSQKIIPANQNMLILENSAKNGSTKTQVKARPVVGSKLVAQGVLRKPGNGSALGPKAPVQPSPEIWTRGNGLDEVVDMADMLQMESQDWFLGFVEKFLDADVDTSALSDNGQIAGMLTQLKSVNDWLDEISSSKDEESAAAALGGGSQSSPPIRTVETKARK from the exons ATGGCAAATCTTGTTCCAGGGGTTCTTTTGAAGCTTTTACAACATATGAACACTGATGTTAAGGTTGCTGGTGAACATAGGTCATCATTATTGCAAGTAGTGAGTATAGTTCCTGCATTAGCAGGTGGTGAGTTGTTCCCTAACCAAGGTTTTTATCTTAAAGTTTCAGATTCATCTCATGCTACATATGTATCATTGCCTGATGAACATGATGATTTAATTCTTAGTGATAAGATCCAATTAGGTCAGTTTATACATGTAGACCGGTTAGAATCCGCTTCACCGGTTCCGATTCTTCGTGGGGTTCGACCAGTTCCCGGTCGGCACCCTTGTGTAGGAAGCCCTGAGGATATTGTTGCAACTCATTCTCTTGGGTTCCTCAATAATGGTAGTGAAAGTGGGTTGGGTTCAAAACCTGGAGAGAAAGTTAAGTCACCATCAAAAGTGGTGTTAGGTAGTGGTTATGGTGGAGAGAAAGGGAAATCTGTTGGGAGTAGATCAAATGTTGGATCAAAGGATGATGGAACGgataagaaaacaaaaccaGGTTCTTTGACTCGAACGAAGTCTTTATTGAGTAAACCGGCATTGAGTGTGGATGTGAAGAAGGATTCTTTAGGGAAATTGAAAGCATTAAGTTCGCGGTCGATTCCTTCGTCCCCGACAAGTTGTTACTCGTTGCCAACTTCTTTCGAGAAGTTTGCAACCAGGGTTAAGCATCAAACTGAAATAAAGGGGATGAAGAAAGGAAGTCCCAAGGCGGGATCTTTGGAGAAGACAAATTCCTTTAATGGGCCGAGTTCAACTGGAAAGAAAGCACCTGTCATCAAAACTTTGGTTCATGGGATTGAATTAGGGGCGAAGGCTTTGAGAAAGAGCTGGGAAGGGAATATGGAAGTAAAGGGTAAGAACCATTTGAACAAACCAAAGGCGACCAAGCATGACACCAAGGGAGAATCTCGGAGCACTTCG GCTCCAAGGAAAAGCACATCAAGTGAAAAGTTGTCGTCCAGGGAGGAGACTAAGCTCCTGGCATCTACCAGGTCGTTAAAAGAGGAGAGCAAATCTCAGGTGTCAACTAGGAAAGCCGTGGGAAATGGAATGTCGAGTGACCATGATAAACAAAACAAGCCCAAAACGCATGTTGGGAATAAATGTGGAGAACCAACTAATAATGGTGGCCTTGGAAACTTGGTTAAGGTTCAGATCAATAGTAAAAGATTGACAGATGGAAGTAGTGTTTCATGGGGCTCACTCCCCTCTTCACTTTCGAGGCTCGGGAAG GACGTCATGAGACACCGGGATGCAGCGCAAACAGCTGCAATAGAAGCTTTACAAGAGGCTGCTGCTTCTGAGAGCTTACTTCGATGTTTAAG CTTATATTCTGATCTTACTACCTCGGCCAAGGAAGACAACCCTCAGCCGACCGTGGATCAGTTCTTGACTCTCCATGCAAGCTTGAATAATGCTCGCATGGTTGCAGATTCTTTATCGAGAACCATCCCAGTCGGTTCATCTCCGGAGTCAGAAGGTACCATATCAGAAGAGGCAGTAAAAGTCGCATCAGATAGACGGAAATACGCAGTTTCATGGGTGCAAGCCGCATTGGCTACCAGTATGTCATCATTCTCTGTATTTACCAAAGAACATCATTCAAACTCGAGTCATGGTTCAGCTTTTGTAAAAAGCCAGAAGATCATCCCTGCCAACCAAAACATGTTAATTCTCGAAAATTCGGCTAAGAACGGTTCAACAAAAACCCAAGTAAAAGCCCGTCCAGTTGTTGGTTCTAAGCTTGTAGCACAAGGTGTTCTTCGTAAACCTGGGAATGGTTCAGCTCTTGGTCCCAAGGCTCCGGTTCAACCATCACCTGAAATATGGACAAGGGGAAATGGCCTTGATGAAGTTGTTGACATGGCGGATATGTTGCAAATGGAATCCCAAGATTGGTTCCTAGGATTTGTCGAGAAATTCTTGGATGCCGATGTAGACACATCTGCTCTATCCGACAACGGTCAAATAGCCGGGATGTTGACACAGCTCAAGAGTGTTAATGACTGGTTAGACGAAATTAGTTCGAGTAAAGACGAAG AGTCTGCCGCCGCAGCTCTAGGTGGTGGATCACAGTCGTCACCTCCCATCCGAACAGTTGAAACAAAAGCGAGAAAGTAA